In a genomic window of Strix aluco isolate bStrAlu1 chromosome 3, bStrAlu1.hap1, whole genome shotgun sequence:
- the AFTPH gene encoding LOW QUALITY PROTEIN: aftiphilin (The sequence of the model RefSeq protein was modified relative to this genomic sequence to represent the inferred CDS: inserted 2 bases in 1 codon) → MEPDIIRMYSSSPPPLDNGADDDDEDEFGEFGGFSGVTTAGVAFADFDTQDYSHPKEEFIPTNHFIPLHDYSDNVASIATFTSVKNVKDKDCIAELPTLTKELSDMSATSTSKEKSKFRTSGTALEDVNKRGEQRDSTGKSEGFSSHVIRTGIAVESQDEQIDACNGEKPTCLEILTNGFAATDPVNPQGTEDLDSIGDSKGLKTVSAHSTEQNLNSMPSSGEDFADFATFSSKKPIRLEGTGPTICSVLNERDSLSIQENNRINRVTCIEEEVCISEISCEQGPLALEDNEFAISSTSRTTGSSICTTENGEHNGRRRQRGVENGKGFTRPDDSLGTEDIKVDKIQSLSCDLAGEKLGDSEDLKNGGSSTEVIACSDTHDDDFGDFGSVSSASPTFINAQESINALDLEETSKQPAHISEPHDEFRDTSTVSQQPARLDQAELNQTADTLECDTTSKTSGLDFQHTTEVENGDDSEFGDFDSVPKPQDESVAFQDSDDFADFSSAGCNQATDWNAFEDEQKDSCSWAAFGDEQAGESHHRKETWQSHRTDASARIAGPVLHKTDSFALASFQGTTSKQSQEPAPSVQTTLLSRLERIFEVCFPSMPVLEIKEEISSLNHLLEAGEKQVTTEETLANTGELMDVWTELQDIHDAYGLRYQWGGSHSNKKLLCSLGIDTRNILFTGNKKQPVIVPMYAAGLGMLEPTKEPLKPISAAEKIASIGQTPPVSPEMNTCTSDQFQESLPPVQFDWSSSGLTNPLDVCVLPLFTHKPXSLGLPSIWLPTNTVTEFQASGGSTLLNLDFFGPVDDSSSSSTTTIPGVDPELYELTTSKLETSNASNRVTDAFARLMSTVEKASTSTRKPKKEEHLSEEAAKVISSLPDLTFMHAKVLMFPATLTPSTSCQEKVD, encoded by the exons ATGGAACCAGATATTATTCGAATGTACTCCTCATCCCCTCCACCACTAGACAATGGagctgatgatgatgatgaagatgagtTTGGAGAATTTGGAGGATTTTCTGGTGTAACCACTGCTGGTGTAGCTTTTGCTGACTTTGATACGCAGGACTACAGTCATCCAAAGGAAGAGTTTATACCCACGAATCATTTCATCCCACTTCATGATTATTCTGACAATGTAGCTAGCATTGCAACTTTCAcatctgttaaaaatgttaaagatAAAGACTGCATTGCAGAGCTTCCTACTCTTACTAAGGAACTTTCTGATATGTCAGCTACTAGTACCAGCAAAGAAAAATCTAAGTTTAGAACTTCAGGTACTGCTTTAGAAGATGTAAACAAAAGAGGGGAACAAAGAGACAGCACTGGGAAATCAGAAGGGTTTTCTTCTCATGTCATTAGAACTGGTATAGCAGTTGAGAGCCAGGATGAGCAAATAGATGCTTGTAATGGTGAGAAACCTACATGTCTAGAGATTCTAACAAATGGATTTGCAGCAACGGACCCTGTAAATCCTCAGGGAACAGAAGATCTGGACAGTATCGGTGACTCAAAGGGACTGAAAACTGTTAGCGCCCATAGTACTGAGCAAAATTTGAACTCAATGCCTAGCTCAGGTGAAGACTTTGCAGATTTTGCTACATTCTCAAGCAAAAAACCAATCCGTTTAGAGGGAACAGGACCTACAATATGCAGTGTTCTTAACGAAAGAGACTCTCTGAGCATTCAGGAGAACAACAGAATAAACAGAGTAACTTGTATTGAAGAAGaggtttgcatttcagaaattaGTTGTGAACAGGGTCCCTTAGCACTGGAAGATAATGAATTTGCAATTTCTAGTACGTCTCGAACAACTGGAAGTTCAATATGCACTACTGAAAATGGAGAACACAATGGGAGGAGAAGACAACGTGGCGTAGAGAATGGCAAAGGTTTTACTAGGCCTGATGACTCTTTGGGAACTGAGGACATCAAGGTTGATAAGATCCAAAGCCTAAGCTGTGATCTTGCAGGAGAGAAACTGGGTGATTCTGAAGATCTTAAGAATGGTGGAAGCAGTACTGAAGTTATAGCTTGCAGTGACACACATGATGATGATTTTGGTGATTTTGGTTCAGTCAGCAGTGCATCTCCCACCTTCATTAATGCTCAAGAATCGATAAATGCTCTAGATTTAGAAGAAACTTCCAAACAGCCCGCACATATTAGCGAACCTCATGATGAATTCAGGGACACAAGTACTGTTTCTCAGCAGCCAGCAAGGTTGGATCAAGCTGAACTAAATCAGACTGCTGACACTTTAGAATGTGATACTACCAGTAAAACTTCTGGCTTAGACTTCCAGCATACTACTGAGGTAGAAAATGGTGATGATAGTGAATTTGGAGACTTTGATTCAGTGCCAAAACCTCAAGATGAGAGTGTTGCTTTTCAGGACTCTGACGACTTTGCGGACTTCAGTTCAGCAGGTTGTAACCAGGCTACAGACTGGAATGCTTTTGAAGATGAACAAAAAGACAGCTGTTCTTGGGCTGCCTTCGGAGATGAGCAAGCTGGTGAATCTCATCACAGAAAAGAGACGTGGCAGTCACATAGGACAGATGCATCTGCCAGGATTGCTGGTCCAGTATTACACAAGACTGACAGTTTTGCTTTAGCATCTTTCCAAGGAACTACCAGTAAGCAATCTCAAGAGCCAGCACCTTCAGTTCAG ACAACGTTGCTAAGTCGTCTGGAACGAATATTTGAAGTCTGTTTTCCTTCCATGCCTGTTCttgaaattaaagaagaaataagttCCTTGAATCATTTGTTGGAAGCAGGTGAAAAGCAGGTGACAACTGAGGAGACCTTAGCAAATACTGG GGAACTGATGGACGTGTGGACAGAGCTGCAGGATATCCATGATGCATATGGACTGAGATACCAGTGGGGTGGCTCCCACAGCAACAAAAAGCTTTTATGCTCCTTGGGAATCGACACAAGAAATATT CTCTTTACAGGCAACAAGAAACAGCCTGTTATAGTACCCATGTATGCAGCAGGACTG GGTATGTTAGAGCCTACCAAGGAACCTTTGAAACCAATATCTGCAGCAGAAAAAATAGCCTCAATAGGGCAGACACCTCCGGTATCACCCGAGATGAACACATGTACATCTGATCAGTTCCAG GAATCTCTACCACCTGTCCAGTTTGACTGGAGTAGCAGTGGCCTTACTAACCCTTTAGATG TGTGTGTCTTACCCCTTTTTACACATAAACC CTCCCTTGGCTTACCTTCTATATGGCTGCCTACCAACACGGTCACTGAATTTCAAGCTAGTGGAGGTTCCACTCTTCTGAACCTTGATTTCTTTGGGCCCGTGGATGACAGTAGCTCTAGCAGCACCACCACAATCCCAG GTGTGGATCCTGAGTTGTATGAATTGACAACCTCAAAACTGGAAACTTCCAATGCAAGCAACAGAGTGACTGATGCGTTTGCAAGACTCATGTCCACAGTGGAGAAGGCAAGCACATCCACAAG GAAGCCTAAAAAGGAAGAACATCTTAGTGAAGAGGCTGCCAAGGTGATTTCTAGCCTTCCTGACTTAACTTTCATGCATGCCAAGGTGTTGATGTTCCCAGCCACATTAACACCTTCAACAAGCTGCCAAGAAAAGGTAGACTAA